Proteins co-encoded in one Pseudorhizobium banfieldiae genomic window:
- a CDS encoding DUF2207 domain-containing protein encodes MLRLLLPVIIWFATTLSAGAVEFIRSYHSDIQVAADGGLTVSETITVNAEGDDIRRGIFRDFPLTMEDDEGRTIRVGFDVISVTRDGEPEDWHTESISGGIRIYTGSQDVFLDHGEHTYVIAYRTDRQIRYFGDHDELYWNVTGNGWMFRIDQASARVTLPDGAAVTETVAYTGPLGAADTDANMRVSGNTAVFSTTRPLAPNEGLTIVVGIPKGVIAPPSAADQRGWWLRDNINAILGLGGLALVALYYARNWTRVGRDPAGGVMVPRWDPPEGLSPALVNYVDNKGFSGGGWTALSASAIDLAVKGYVTLDDLKNSITIRRTDKTTQGPLPAGQAALLKDIGAPGEQLIIDKANGTKVQTVGTNFRRAIEKEHRGKYYRANTGYVIGGIALSVAALVLLFLFGDIEPDLIFVFMVPVFFAAFFGGLAVSLGKNLRRGSSLFSKIIAVVILGFIGLVAISAISTVLVVTLADLSGSGHWPLLVSVGGIVLINVIFFFLMGAPTPLGRRLMDGIEGLRTYLSLAEKDRMNMAGAPEMSPQHFETLLPYAVALGVEKPWSRAFEAWLATAAAGAAAASYSPAWYEGQGIGHFGDRIGGFSSSMASTIASTIPAPKSSSSSSGFSSGGGFSGGGGGGGGGGGW; translated from the coding sequence ATGTTGCGCCTGCTCCTGCCGGTCATCATCTGGTTTGCGACGACCCTGTCGGCAGGCGCGGTGGAGTTCATCCGCTCCTACCATTCCGACATTCAGGTTGCCGCGGATGGTGGGCTGACGGTTTCCGAGACCATTACCGTGAATGCCGAGGGCGATGACATTCGCCGCGGGATCTTCCGCGACTTTCCGCTGACCATGGAGGATGATGAGGGACGGACGATCCGCGTTGGCTTCGATGTCATCTCCGTCACCCGCGACGGAGAGCCGGAAGACTGGCATACGGAATCCATCTCCGGCGGCATCCGTATCTATACCGGCTCGCAGGACGTCTTCCTTGACCACGGCGAACATACCTATGTCATCGCCTACCGCACCGACCGCCAGATTCGCTATTTCGGCGATCACGACGAGCTCTACTGGAACGTCACCGGCAATGGCTGGATGTTCCGCATCGATCAGGCTTCGGCGCGTGTAACGCTTCCGGACGGCGCAGCGGTGACGGAAACCGTCGCCTATACCGGGCCCCTGGGTGCCGCCGACACGGACGCCAACATGCGGGTGAGCGGCAACACAGCCGTCTTTTCGACCACCAGACCGCTCGCGCCGAATGAGGGCCTCACGATCGTCGTCGGGATTCCGAAGGGCGTGATTGCACCGCCTTCGGCCGCCGACCAGCGAGGCTGGTGGCTGCGCGACAACATCAACGCCATCCTCGGCTTAGGCGGCTTGGCGCTTGTTGCGCTTTACTATGCCCGCAACTGGACGCGGGTTGGGCGAGACCCGGCTGGTGGTGTCATGGTGCCTCGCTGGGATCCTCCAGAGGGTCTTTCTCCTGCGCTCGTCAACTACGTGGACAACAAGGGCTTTTCCGGGGGCGGCTGGACGGCACTCTCCGCCAGCGCCATCGATCTCGCCGTCAAGGGCTATGTTACGCTCGACGACCTGAAGAACTCCATCACGATCCGACGGACCGATAAGACGACGCAGGGGCCTCTGCCTGCGGGGCAGGCAGCGCTGTTGAAGGATATCGGCGCCCCTGGCGAGCAGCTGATCATCGACAAGGCAAACGGCACCAAGGTTCAGACGGTCGGGACGAATTTTCGCCGCGCCATCGAGAAGGAGCATCGCGGCAAGTATTACCGCGCCAACACCGGCTACGTCATCGGCGGCATCGCGCTCAGCGTGGCAGCCCTGGTTCTCCTGTTCCTGTTCGGCGACATCGAGCCCGACCTGATCTTCGTCTTCATGGTGCCGGTGTTCTTTGCCGCCTTCTTCGGGGGCCTTGCGGTCAGCCTCGGCAAGAACCTCCGGCGCGGCAGTTCCCTATTCTCCAAGATCATCGCCGTCGTGATTCTCGGCTTCATCGGTCTCGTTGCGATTTCTGCCATTTCGACCGTCCTTGTCGTGACACTCGCTGATCTGTCAGGCAGCGGCCATTGGCCGCTTTTGGTGTCCGTCGGCGGCATCGTGCTGATCAACGTCATCTTCTTCTTTCTGATGGGCGCGCCGACGCCGCTCGGCCGCCGGTTGATGGACGGGATCGAGGGACTGCGCACCTATCTGAGCCTCGCGGAGAAGGATCGGATGAATATGGCCGGCGCACCTGAGATGTCGCCGCAGCATTTTGAGACGCTTCTGCCCTATGCCGTAGCGCTGGGCGTGGAAAAGCCGTGGAGCCGGGCCTTCGAGGCGTGGTTGGCAACGGCCGCCGCAGGGGCGGCAGCCGCATCCTATTCGCCCGCCTGGTATGAAGGCCAGGGCATCGGCCATTTCGGAGATCGCATCGGCGGCTTCTCGTCGTCCATGGCCTCGACGATCGCCTCCACCATCCCCGCCCCGAAATCCAGCTCCTCGTCATCGGGCTTCTCCTCCGGCGGTGGCTTTTCCGGCGGCGGTGGCGGCGGTGGTGGCGGCGGCGGATGGTAG
- a CDS encoding antitoxin MazE family protein, with the protein MAIPVNKRVEKRREALRLAGLRPVQIWVPDTRQEGFVAECRRQASLVAAADAIDADLDAFLQAALGQLDRDGEA; encoded by the coding sequence ATGGCGATCCCGGTCAACAAGCGTGTGGAAAAGCGGCGCGAGGCACTGAGACTGGCGGGGCTGAGGCCTGTTCAGATCTGGGTGCCGGACACTCGGCAAGAAGGGTTCGTTGCGGAGTGCCGCCGTCAGGCCTCGCTGGTTGCAGCCGCGGATGCCATAGATGCGGATCTCGACGCCTTCCTGCAAGCCGCGCTGGGCCAGTTGGATAGAGACGGCGAGGCATGA
- a CDS encoding type II toxin-antitoxin system PemK/MazF family toxin, translating to MRRGDLVTIALPGDFSKPRPALIIQSDLFAETGTVTVLLVSATIVEAPLIRVTVHPSAANRLRKISQVMVDKAMSVKRDKLGPTFGRLEDESMLAVNRSLAVFLNIL from the coding sequence ATGAGGCGCGGCGATCTTGTCACGATCGCTCTTCCAGGTGATTTTTCGAAGCCTCGACCAGCGCTGATCATCCAATCAGATCTTTTCGCCGAAACAGGAACGGTTACCGTGCTGCTGGTTTCGGCGACGATCGTCGAGGCGCCCTTGATCCGAGTGACTGTGCATCCTTCGGCGGCGAACCGGCTTCGCAAGATTTCTCAGGTGATGGTCGACAAGGCAATGTCCGTGAAGCGCGACAAGCTTGGTCCGACGTTTGGACGCCTTGAGGATGAGAGTATGCTTGCAGTCAACCGTTCCCTGGCTGTCTTTCTCAATATTCTCTGA
- the glyS gene encoding glycine--tRNA ligase subunit beta, with amino-acid sequence MPDLLLELRSEEIPARMQRKAAGDLKKLVTDALVEAGLTYEGAREYWTPRRLALDIRGLTARSADQREEIKGPSTKAPEQAVQGFLRKAGLSSVSEAQVVSDPKKGDFYVAVLSKPGRAAEEIIADVMPGIIRNFPWPKSMRWGAASMPKGARFGGTEGKGSESLRWVRPLQSIVCVFGPEHDETQVIPFEIDGLVAGNVTYGHRFHAPDAITVRRFDDYVRSLGKAKVMLDAERRKDVILHDARDVAFANGLELVEDEGLLEEVAGLVEWPHVLMGEFEQEYLEIPAEIIRLTIKTNQKCFVTRPQGGEGLSNRFILVSNIEAKDGGREIIHGNGKVVRARLSDAKHFWTRDQGDLPDLQDLQPSAEKFGLDLEKPLDQRMAKLDALDVTFHAKLGTQGERVARIRALARELAPVVGADAALVDRAVVLAKADLRTEAVGEFPELQGLMGRRYAALQGENSSVAAAIEDHYKPQGPSDRVPDDKVAITVALADKLDTLVGFWAIDEKPTGSKDPYALRRAALGVVRILLERNVRLPITVAFQAWAKAREHDGGVVISDSFSSSTPDSYPQVGSRRRSVLERSAFDERCLDLLSFFHDRLKVYLRDQGARHDIIDAVLTPEADDLLMVARRAEALTAFITSEDGINLLAGTKRATQLLAAEEKKGTVVADGVTGELLRLDAERALWSAITSASSEASQAVAREDFRSAMQALSKLRAPVDRFFEDVLVNDGDTAIRANRLALLKAIREATGTVADFSRIAG; translated from the coding sequence ATGCCCGATCTGCTTCTTGAACTCCGTTCCGAGGAAATCCCGGCCCGAATGCAGCGCAAGGCTGCGGGCGACCTCAAGAAACTCGTGACCGATGCGCTGGTGGAGGCAGGACTGACCTATGAGGGTGCGCGCGAGTACTGGACGCCGCGCCGCCTGGCGCTCGACATTCGCGGACTGACGGCGCGTTCGGCGGATCAGCGCGAGGAGATCAAGGGGCCTTCCACCAAGGCGCCGGAACAGGCGGTGCAGGGCTTTTTGCGCAAGGCGGGCCTTTCGTCAGTTTCGGAGGCGCAGGTCGTCAGCGATCCGAAGAAGGGCGACTTTTACGTGGCGGTCCTTTCAAAACCCGGCCGTGCCGCCGAGGAGATCATCGCCGATGTGATGCCCGGCATCATCCGCAACTTCCCCTGGCCGAAGTCCATGCGCTGGGGAGCGGCTTCCATGCCGAAGGGCGCGCGCTTCGGCGGCACCGAGGGCAAAGGATCGGAAAGCCTGCGCTGGGTGCGCCCGCTGCAGTCGATCGTCTGCGTCTTTGGGCCAGAGCACGATGAAACGCAGGTCATCCCCTTCGAGATCGACGGGCTAGTGGCTGGCAATGTCACCTACGGCCACCGCTTCCATGCGCCGGACGCCATTACCGTGCGCCGGTTCGATGATTACGTACGAAGCCTGGGAAAAGCCAAGGTGATGCTCGATGCGGAGCGGCGAAAGGACGTGATCCTGCACGACGCCCGCGATGTTGCCTTCGCGAACGGTCTTGAACTGGTCGAGGACGAGGGCCTGCTCGAAGAAGTCGCCGGACTCGTCGAATGGCCGCATGTTCTTATGGGCGAGTTCGAGCAGGAATATCTGGAGATTCCGGCCGAGATCATCCGCCTGACGATCAAGACGAACCAGAAGTGCTTCGTCACCCGTCCTCAGGGCGGAGAGGGGCTTTCCAACCGCTTCATCCTCGTTTCCAATATAGAGGCGAAGGACGGCGGCAGGGAGATCATCCACGGCAACGGCAAGGTCGTCCGCGCGCGCCTCTCCGACGCCAAGCATTTCTGGACCCGCGACCAGGGCGACCTGCCGGATCTTCAGGATTTGCAGCCTTCGGCGGAAAAGTTCGGGCTCGACCTCGAGAAGCCGCTCGACCAGCGCATGGCGAAGCTTGACGCGCTAGACGTCACCTTCCATGCCAAGCTGGGCACCCAGGGTGAGCGGGTCGCGCGCATCAGGGCGCTTGCGCGGGAACTGGCGCCGGTCGTTGGCGCCGATGCCGCTCTCGTGGATCGCGCGGTCGTGCTGGCAAAAGCGGACCTGCGGACCGAGGCGGTCGGCGAATTCCCGGAACTGCAGGGCCTGATGGGCCGCCGCTACGCCGCTCTCCAGGGTGAGAATTCCTCCGTCGCCGCGGCCATTGAGGATCATTACAAGCCACAGGGCCCGTCTGACCGCGTGCCGGACGACAAGGTCGCCATCACCGTGGCGCTGGCCGACAAGCTCGACACGCTGGTCGGCTTCTGGGCGATCGACGAGAAGCCGACCGGCTCGAAGGACCCTTATGCGCTGCGCCGTGCGGCGCTGGGCGTGGTGCGGATCCTGCTGGAGCGGAATGTGCGGTTGCCGATCACGGTAGCATTTCAGGCTTGGGCCAAGGCGCGCGAGCATGACGGTGGCGTCGTGATATCGGACAGTTTTAGCAGCTCTACTCCGGACAGCTATCCGCAGGTCGGCAGCAGACGTCGTTCCGTGCTTGAACGGAGTGCTTTCGACGAAAGGTGCCTCGACCTCCTCTCGTTCTTCCACGATCGCCTCAAGGTCTACCTCCGCGACCAGGGCGCCCGCCACGACATCATCGATGCGGTGCTCACGCCGGAGGCCGACGACCTGCTGATGGTCGCCCGTCGCGCCGAGGCGCTGACGGCTTTCATCACCTCGGAGGACGGCATCAACCTGCTCGCCGGCACCAAGCGCGCCACGCAGCTTCTCGCGGCCGAAGAGAAGAAGGGCACCGTCGTCGCCGATGGCGTCACGGGAGAACTCCTGCGCCTCGACGCCGAAAGGGCGCTGTGGAGCGCGATCACGTCGGCCTCCAGTGAGGCTTCGCAAGCCGTTGCGCGCGAAGACTTCCGTTCCGCCATGCAGGCACTGTCGAAGCTGCGGGCGCCGGTCGACCGGTTCTTCGAGGACGTGCTGGTGAATGACGGAGACACGGCCATCCGCGCCAACCGGCTGGCGCTCTTGAAGGCCATCCGCGAAGCGACCGGAACGGTCGCAGATTTCTCCAGGATCGCTGGCTGA
- a CDS encoding plant virulence effector HPE1-like domain-containing protein, with protein MRFLLTSALILTSAQALASSITPLSSHGERGSVITKSCTGCPPPASKEEQSRYRVPVLETGPQKIEIVEIDGEKKIVRTDAWLGGSPVVHVSKMQDWMIERGGTAVAGAAGQDGIDHTATVGAVEAGMTGSAAAIDLDAFTLRLSAR; from the coding sequence ATGCGTTTTCTGCTGACGAGTGCCCTGATCCTGACGAGTGCACAGGCGCTAGCCTCTTCGATCACGCCACTCAGCAGCCATGGCGAACGCGGAAGCGTCATCACGAAGAGCTGCACTGGCTGCCCGCCTCCGGCCTCGAAGGAAGAACAATCCCGCTACCGTGTGCCGGTTCTTGAAACCGGACCGCAGAAGATCGAGATCGTCGAGATCGACGGCGAGAAGAAGATCGTCCGCACAGATGCATGGCTCGGCGGCTCGCCGGTCGTGCATGTCAGCAAGATGCAGGATTGGATGATCGAACGGGGCGGCACCGCCGTTGCCGGCGCTGCGGGACAGGATGGCATTGACCATACCGCAACCGTCGGTGCGGTCGAAGCCGGCATGACGGGTTCGGCAGCGGCGATCGATCTCGACGCATTCACGCTACGGCTCAGCGCACGCTGA
- the purD gene encoding phosphoribosylamine--glycine ligase: MKVLLIGSGGREHALAWKLTQSPKLTKLFAAPGNPGIGEHAELVTLDVDDQTAVVDFCRSEGIGFVVVGPEAPLVAGLADRLRDAGIATFGPSAAAAQLEGSKGFTKDLCARYGIPTGAYERFTDADAAKAYVRDQGAPIVIKADGLAAGKGVTVAMTIDEAIAAIDDCFSGAFGAAGAEVVVEAFLDGEEASFFCLSDGKTALALATAQDHKRVGDGDTGPNTGGMGAYSPAPIMTSDMVERAMKEIIEPTIRGMSEMGHPFTGVFFAGLMITEKGPELIEYNVRFGDPECQVLMMRLKSDLLPLLYAAATGTLDQVSTEWSDDVALTVVMASKGYPGSYDKNTPIGPLPKTADHAKIFHAGTALKDGGLVATGGRVLNVTATGRTVAEAQAKAYALVDQISWENGFCRRDIGWRAVDRG, translated from the coding sequence ATGAAGGTTCTGCTGATCGGCTCCGGTGGACGCGAACATGCGCTGGCCTGGAAGCTTACCCAGTCGCCCAAGCTCACCAAGCTCTTTGCCGCGCCCGGCAATCCGGGCATTGGCGAACATGCGGAACTCGTTACGCTCGATGTAGACGATCAGACTGCGGTCGTGGATTTCTGCCGCAGCGAAGGCATCGGTTTCGTCGTCGTCGGGCCGGAGGCGCCACTGGTCGCCGGGCTTGCCGATCGACTGCGGGATGCCGGGATCGCGACCTTCGGCCCCTCCGCAGCCGCCGCGCAACTGGAAGGTTCCAAGGGCTTCACCAAGGACCTCTGCGCCCGCTACGGCATCCCGACCGGCGCCTACGAGCGCTTTACCGATGCGGATGCGGCCAAGGCCTATGTCCGGGACCAGGGTGCTCCCATCGTCATCAAGGCCGATGGGCTTGCCGCCGGCAAGGGCGTCACCGTGGCGATGACGATCGATGAGGCCATCGCTGCTATCGACGACTGCTTCTCCGGCGCGTTCGGAGCGGCTGGTGCCGAAGTGGTGGTCGAAGCATTCCTCGACGGCGAGGAGGCGAGCTTCTTCTGCCTGTCGGACGGCAAGACGGCGCTAGCGCTTGCGACTGCACAAGACCACAAACGGGTCGGCGATGGAGACACCGGGCCCAATACCGGCGGGATGGGCGCCTATTCGCCCGCTCCGATAATGACATCCGATATGGTGGAGCGGGCGATGAAGGAGATCATCGAGCCGACCATTCGCGGCATGTCCGAAATGGGCCACCCCTTTACCGGCGTCTTCTTCGCGGGGCTGATGATCACCGAGAAGGGGCCCGAACTCATCGAATACAATGTCCGCTTCGGCGATCCGGAATGCCAGGTGCTGATGATGCGCCTGAAGAGCGACCTCCTGCCCCTCCTGTACGCGGCCGCAACGGGTACGCTGGACCAGGTTTCGACCGAGTGGTCGGACGACGTCGCGCTCACCGTGGTGATGGCCTCGAAGGGGTATCCCGGTTCCTACGACAAGAACACGCCGATCGGTCCACTTCCCAAGACCGCCGATCACGCGAAGATCTTCCATGCCGGAACGGCACTGAAGGACGGCGGACTGGTTGCAACCGGCGGACGGGTCCTGAATGTAACCGCCACGGGCAGGACCGTCGCCGAAGCGCAGGCGAAGGCCTATGCGCTGGTGGACCAGATTTCCTGGGAGAACGGCTTCTGCCGCCGCGACATCGGTTGGCGAGCCGTCGATCGCGGATAA
- a CDS encoding Tex family protein, with protein MAADIRFLAAAIAAEINARPDQVTAAIGLIDEGATIPFIARYRKEVTGGLDDTQLRILSERLVYLRELAARRTSVIESITSQGKMTEELAARLAKAATKAELEDLYLPYKPKRRTRAEIARERGLGPLAEAIWADRAADPGKLAEPYIAGEVTDVKMALEGARDIVAETISENADLLGRLRQHMRDRALLRAKVVDGKQEAGAKFADYFDHSERWATAPGHRALAMLRGWNEEVLTLSIEVDQDDPSPVKPAQRIIAAAFEIGERGPADRWLMEAAGWTWRVKLSTSLSLDLMRELRERAEEEAIHVFARNLKDLLLAAPAGSRATMGLDPGIRTGVKVAVVDGTGKLLETTTVYPFPPRNDIRGTQAELASIIRKHGVELIAIGNGTGSRETEKLVADMLASLPAPKPTKVIVSEAGASVYSASETAAAEFPTLDVSLRGAVSIARRLQDPLAELVKIEPKSIGVGQYQHDVDQGKLSRSLDAVVEDAVNAVGVDLNTASAPLLSRVSGLSRSIAEAIVLHRDQNGPFGSRKDLLKVARLGNRTFEQAAGFLRIPNGKEPLDASAVHPEAYGVAKKIVAACGRDLRTLMGDSATLKKLDPRQFIDEQFGLPTVKDILAELEKPGRDPRPSFKTATFAEGVDEITDLRPGMLLEGTVTNVAAFGAFVDIGVHQDGLVHVSQLADRFVKDPHEVVKAGDVVKVRVVEVDVKRKRIALTMRKDGGEAAPAARGADRNVQRPSPAKMKAEPKGVSSQGALGAALAEALKRR; from the coding sequence ATGGCCGCCGACATCCGTTTCCTCGCCGCTGCGATCGCCGCCGAAATCAATGCCAGGCCAGACCAGGTCACCGCTGCCATCGGTCTGATCGATGAAGGGGCGACAATCCCCTTCATTGCCCGCTACCGGAAGGAAGTGACCGGCGGTCTGGACGACACACAGTTGCGCATTCTGTCGGAGCGGCTTGTCTATTTGCGGGAGTTGGCAGCGCGCCGCACTTCCGTGATCGAGTCGATCACCTCGCAGGGCAAGATGACGGAGGAACTGGCAGCAAGGCTGGCGAAGGCCGCCACCAAGGCCGAGCTGGAAGACCTCTATCTTCCCTACAAGCCGAAAAGGCGCACCCGGGCCGAGATCGCCCGCGAGCGAGGCCTCGGCCCGCTTGCCGAAGCGATCTGGGCCGATCGCGCAGCCGATCCGGGGAAGCTTGCGGAACCCTATATCGCTGGAGAAGTGACGGACGTGAAGATGGCGCTGGAAGGTGCCCGCGACATCGTCGCCGAAACGATCTCGGAGAATGCGGATCTCCTCGGCCGACTTCGCCAGCACATGCGCGACCGGGCGCTGTTGCGGGCAAAGGTTGTTGACGGCAAGCAGGAGGCAGGCGCGAAGTTCGCAGATTATTTCGACCATTCCGAGCGCTGGGCAACCGCACCCGGACACCGGGCGCTCGCCATGCTGCGCGGCTGGAACGAGGAAGTGCTGACACTGTCCATCGAGGTCGACCAGGACGATCCGTCGCCCGTGAAGCCGGCCCAGCGCATCATCGCCGCTGCCTTCGAGATCGGCGAAAGGGGGCCGGCGGACCGCTGGCTGATGGAGGCCGCCGGCTGGACCTGGCGCGTCAAGCTTTCCACCTCACTGTCCCTCGACCTGATGCGCGAGCTGCGCGAACGGGCGGAGGAGGAGGCCATTCACGTCTTTGCTCGAAATCTGAAGGATCTGCTTCTCGCAGCCCCCGCCGGCTCGCGCGCGACTATGGGCCTCGATCCCGGGATCCGTACCGGCGTAAAGGTCGCCGTGGTCGATGGCACCGGCAAGCTCCTCGAAACGACCACGGTCTACCCGTTCCCGCCGCGGAACGACATCCGTGGCACTCAGGCGGAGCTTGCTTCCATCATTCGCAAGCACGGCGTCGAACTCATCGCCATCGGCAACGGCACCGGCAGCCGCGAGACGGAGAAGCTGGTGGCAGACATGCTCGCAAGCCTGCCGGCGCCGAAGCCGACAAAGGTCATCGTATCGGAAGCGGGTGCCTCGGTTTATTCCGCCTCCGAGACCGCTGCAGCCGAATTCCCAACTCTTGATGTCTCGCTCCGCGGCGCCGTTTCCATCGCTCGGCGCCTGCAGGACCCGCTGGCGGAACTCGTGAAGATCGAGCCGAAGTCGATCGGTGTCGGCCAGTATCAGCACGATGTGGACCAGGGGAAGCTGTCGCGCTCGCTGGATGCGGTCGTGGAAGACGCGGTGAATGCCGTCGGCGTCGACCTCAATACGGCGTCCGCACCGCTGCTCTCGCGCGTCTCCGGCCTAAGCCGTTCGATCGCCGAGGCTATCGTCCTGCATCGTGACCAGAACGGACCCTTCGGGAGCCGCAAGGACCTGCTGAAGGTCGCCCGTCTCGGCAACCGCACCTTCGAGCAGGCCGCCGGCTTCCTGCGCATCCCGAATGGCAAGGAGCCGCTGGATGCCTCCGCCGTCCATCCGGAAGCCTATGGCGTGGCGAAGAAGATCGTTGCCGCGTGCGGTCGCGACCTGCGCACGCTGATGGGCGACAGCGCCACCTTGAAGAAGCTCGATCCGCGGCAGTTCATCGACGAGCAGTTCGGCCTGCCGACCGTGAAGGACATCCTCGCGGAACTGGAGAAACCGGGACGCGATCCGCGCCCGAGCTTCAAGACCGCAACTTTTGCAGAGGGCGTCGATGAGATCACGGACCTCAGGCCCGGCATGCTGCTGGAGGGAACGGTGACCAATGTTGCCGCCTTCGGTGCCTTCGTCGATATCGGAGTTCACCAGGATGGGTTGGTTCACGTGTCCCAGCTGGCCGATCGCTTCGTGAAGGACCCGCATGAGGTCGTGAAGGCTGGCGATGTCGTGAAGGTGCGCGTCGTCGAGGTGGACGTGAAGCGCAAAAGGATCGCGCTCACCATGCGCAAGGACGGAGGGGAGGCGGCGCCCGCCGCGCGTGGTGCCGACCGGAACGTGCAGCGTCCTAGCCCGGCGAAGATGAAAGCGGAACCGAAGGGCGTTTCCTCACAGGGCGCCCTTGGCGCCGCCTTGGCAGAGGCTCTGAAGCGCCGTTAG
- a CDS encoding SAM-dependent methyltransferase: protein MASSLRRLLAKIIKKGRLTVSGPAGSQVFGDGGGRTVAIRFTDAEAEEEIASDPQLKLAEVYMDGRLLFEEGDIYELLAIVKDNTLSEVLTPGMIWRGLLRIAGARIRHGVPINRNQRNVAHHYDLSAKLFNLFLDEDWQYSCGYFNPTGISLYEAQVAKKRHIAAKLLAEPGQKVLEIGSGWGGMAMYLAESSGVDVTGITLSQEQLRVSRDRAQKRGLSDRVRFELQDYYYLPASTRYDRIVSVGMFEHVGRLNFGRYFRKAYEVLDEDGVMVLHSIGQPYPARYNSPFIEKYIFPGGYIPSLAEVMPAVERSGLLVSDIEILPMHYAHTLRQWRERFLARREEAASIYDERFVRMWEFYLAGSEMAFSHENFFIFQMQLTRKRMTVPDNRNYIAEREERLKSFDATRPPLEPVTF, encoded by the coding sequence ATGGCCTCGTCCCTGCGTCGACTTCTCGCCAAGATCATCAAGAAAGGCCGGCTGACCGTCAGCGGCCCCGCCGGCTCGCAGGTATTCGGTGACGGAGGCGGGCGAACGGTTGCAATCCGCTTCACCGATGCAGAGGCGGAAGAAGAGATCGCCTCCGACCCGCAGCTGAAGCTCGCGGAAGTCTATATGGATGGCCGTCTTCTGTTCGAGGAGGGCGACATCTACGAGCTGCTCGCAATCGTCAAGGACAACACGCTGAGCGAGGTGCTGACACCTGGCATGATATGGCGCGGGCTTCTCCGCATCGCCGGGGCTCGCATCAGGCACGGGGTGCCGATCAACCGCAACCAGCGCAACGTCGCCCACCACTACGACCTCAGCGCGAAGCTCTTCAATCTCTTCCTCGACGAGGACTGGCAGTATTCCTGCGGCTACTTCAATCCGACGGGCATCAGCCTGTACGAGGCGCAGGTCGCCAAGAAGCGGCACATCGCAGCAAAGCTGCTCGCTGAACCGGGGCAGAAGGTTCTCGAGATAGGCTCGGGATGGGGCGGAATGGCCATGTACCTTGCGGAATCCTCCGGCGTCGACGTCACCGGCATCACGCTGAGCCAGGAGCAGCTGCGCGTGTCCCGCGATCGGGCACAGAAGCGCGGACTTTCGGACCGGGTGCGCTTCGAGCTGCAGGACTATTACTATCTGCCGGCGTCGACGAGATACGACCGCATCGTTTCCGTCGGCATGTTCGAGCATGTGGGCCGGCTGAATTTCGGGCGCTACTTCCGAAAGGCATACGAAGTCCTTGATGAAGACGGGGTGATGGTCTTGCATTCCATCGGCCAGCCTTACCCCGCCCGCTACAACAGCCCTTTCATCGAGAAATACATCTTCCCGGGGGGCTATATCCCGTCGCTAGCGGAAGTGATGCCTGCCGTCGAACGCTCGGGCCTGCTGGTGTCGGACATCGAGATCCTGCCGATGCACTATGCCCATACGCTGCGCCAATGGCGGGAGCGTTTCCTGGCACGGCGCGAGGAAGCGGCTTCGATCTACGACGAGCGCTTCGTGCGGATGTGGGAGTTCTACCTGGCAGGTTCCGAGATGGCCTTTAGCCACGAGAACTTCTTCATCTTCCAGATGCAGCTCACCAGGAAGCGCATGACCGTTCCGGACAACCGGAACTACATCGCTGAGCGGGAGGAGCGCCTGAAGTCGTTCGATGCGACCCGTCCGCCGCTTGAACCGGTTACCTTCTAG